A section of the Candidatus Latescibacterota bacterium genome encodes:
- a CDS encoding C40 family peptidase, with protein sequence MTPTPSLDRWRALAREAGLDPRRELWTWEPGAGELLLQPGPALDLAASHAEALSAAGLRWRALDPARASVRRVSVTRSSLRAAPSHAAEQISQLRLGDRFTAWHEADGGAWCFGAGDDGYPGWFRSWHLVDGPAATPPDRVVVARQAPAHAAAEGDALLLDLSFGTRLAAAGALRAGRQGWLLPDGREAWTPVDALAPWAPRTGGEGDGDALRAELLRRGERLLGLPYEWGGTSSAGLDCSGFVQLLAGSLGIALPRDADLQARAGRALDPAAPASWRPGDLLFYGGSGDSGAGARVDHVGVLATGARLLHASGTSRLEALGDGGALGNRLPVVAVTLL encoded by the coding sequence ATGACCCCGACGCCGTCCCTCGATCGCTGGCGCGCCCTCGCGCGGGAGGCGGGGCTCGACCCCCGGCGCGAGCTCTGGACCTGGGAGCCCGGCGCGGGCGAGCTGCTGCTGCAGCCGGGGCCGGCCCTGGATCTCGCGGCCTCGCACGCCGAGGCGCTCAGCGCGGCGGGCCTGCGCTGGCGGGCGCTGGATCCGGCGAGGGCCAGCGTGCGGCGGGTGAGCGTCACGCGGAGTTCGCTGCGCGCGGCGCCGTCCCACGCGGCCGAGCAGATCTCCCAGCTGCGCCTGGGCGACCGCTTCACCGCCTGGCACGAGGCCGACGGCGGCGCCTGGTGCTTCGGCGCCGGCGACGACGGCTACCCCGGCTGGTTCCGCAGCTGGCATCTGGTGGACGGCCCCGCCGCCACGCCGCCGGACCGCGTGGTCGTCGCCAGGCAGGCGCCGGCCCATGCCGCGGCCGAGGGCGACGCGCTGCTGCTGGACCTCTCCTTCGGCACCCGGCTGGCGGCAGCCGGCGCGCTGCGTGCGGGGCGTCAGGGCTGGCTGCTGCCCGACGGGCGCGAGGCCTGGACCCCGGTCGACGCGCTGGCGCCCTGGGCCCCGCGGACCGGGGGCGAGGGCGACGGCGATGCGCTGCGCGCCGAGCTGCTGCGGCGGGGCGAGCGCCTCCTCGGCCTGCCCTACGAGTGGGGCGGGACGAGCAGCGCGGGGCTGGACTGCAGCGGGTTCGTCCAGCTGCTCGCGGGGAGCCTCGGCATCGCGTTGCCCCGCGACGCGGACCTGCAGGCTCGCGCGGGCCGCGCCCTGGATCCCGCCGCGCCGGCATCCTGGCGGCCTGGCGATCTCCTGTTCTACGGGGGGAGCGGTGACTCGGGCGCCGGCGCCCGTGTCGATCACGTGGGCGTGCTGGCGACGGGGGCTCGGCTCCTGCACGCCAGCGGGACGAGCCGGCTGGAGGCCCTGGGGGACGGGGGCGCGCTGGGAAATCGCCTCCCCGTGGTCGCGGTGACCCTGCTGTGA
- a CDS encoding rhomboid family intramembrane serine protease, with protein sequence MYFFFYYPLGVQRRPAGPAWATWSLTGIMLTVFLYFHTHPMAALLNWEWWVYFPQASLRPGLFLSVFNHVGWMHIAGNLIYLWTFGPSLERELGGARYLLLFVFLGVMSNLAQGLVSSTLLTAGAGLGVVGASGAISGLLGLFVLRFPYARIRTAWVLFSPLYGQVKSGVVAIPSLLAVGSWVALQLVHVGAKALGGADGTAYGAHLGGLVTGLLLGWALKLPREGRQFGLRHAAERRLERGDWMGAYEAIQPLLEADDPEDLCLGARCARLLGFGTVGRGLYHRAVRGALAQDDEVGAATVYAEALGGYPDLAFPEPQLYRLALGLDRLGRPRAALRAMEIFRALYGDSERMPLVLLRAARLEEGVDPDRARALYDEQLRRWPQSPYGGLARRALETLENV encoded by the coding sequence GTGTACTTCTTCTTCTACTATCCGCTCGGGGTGCAGCGGCGCCCGGCGGGCCCCGCCTGGGCAACCTGGTCCCTCACGGGGATCATGCTGACCGTCTTCCTCTACTTCCACACCCACCCGATGGCCGCGCTGCTGAACTGGGAGTGGTGGGTCTACTTCCCGCAGGCCAGCCTGCGGCCGGGGCTCTTCCTCTCGGTCTTCAATCACGTGGGCTGGATGCACATCGCCGGCAACCTGATCTACCTGTGGACCTTCGGCCCGAGCCTCGAGCGGGAGCTGGGCGGCGCGCGCTACCTGCTGCTCTTCGTCTTCCTCGGCGTGATGTCGAACCTGGCCCAGGGCCTCGTGTCCAGCACCCTGCTCACCGCGGGCGCCGGGCTCGGCGTCGTGGGCGCGTCGGGTGCGATCTCTGGCCTGCTGGGGCTCTTCGTCCTGCGCTTTCCCTACGCGCGCATCCGCACCGCCTGGGTGCTCTTCAGCCCGCTCTACGGCCAGGTGAAGAGCGGCGTGGTGGCGATCCCCTCGCTGCTGGCCGTGGGCAGCTGGGTGGCGCTGCAGCTCGTCCACGTGGGGGCCAAGGCTCTGGGCGGGGCGGACGGCACGGCCTATGGCGCCCACCTGGGCGGGCTGGTCACGGGCCTGCTGCTGGGCTGGGCGCTGAAGCTGCCGCGCGAGGGGCGCCAGTTCGGGCTGCGCCACGCGGCCGAGCGCCGTCTGGAGCGCGGGGACTGGATGGGGGCCTACGAGGCCATCCAGCCGCTGCTCGAGGCCGACGATCCCGAGGACCTCTGCCTCGGCGCCCGCTGCGCCCGGCTGCTGGGCTTCGGGACGGTGGGCCGCGGCCTCTATCACCGCGCCGTGCGGGGGGCCCTGGCCCAGGACGACGAGGTCGGCGCCGCCACGGTCTACGCGGAGGCGCTGGGGGGCTACCCGGACCTGGCCTTCCCCGAGCCCCAGCTCTACCGGCTGGCGCTGGGCCTGGACCGCCTGGGACGTCCCCGGGCCGCCCTCCGGGCCATGGAGATCTTCCGCGCGCTCTACGGCGACTCCGAACGCATGCCCCTGGTGCTACTGCGCGCCGCCCGCCTGGAGGAGGGGGTGGATCCGGACCGCGCCCGGGCCCTCTACGACGAGCAGCTCCGCCGCTGGCCGCAGTCGCCCTACGGGGGCCTGGCCCGGCGGGCGCTGGAGACGCTGGAGAACGTCTGA
- the radC gene encoding DNA repair protein RadC — MSGRGARDERWRHALLNEAPPGHSPQRLLAALLSPGGVERPERLSGRVLRHFGGLRGLAAASPSELLACGELGPGGAARLTACFALGRQAARVVLGKRPAIHAPEDVAALLATDMAGLRQEQFRVLLLDSKHRVEREVLVAMGGLNAAVVHPREVLRPAILSAAAAMVMVHNHPSGDPEPSEEDLRLTARFHDACRLMGIELLDHVILGGAEHVSLRERGLMP, encoded by the coding sequence GTGAGCGGCCGAGGCGCGCGCGACGAGCGCTGGCGTCATGCCTTGCTGAACGAGGCGCCGCCGGGCCACTCGCCTCAGCGTTTGCTGGCGGCGCTGCTGTCGCCCGGGGGCGTGGAACGTCCCGAGCGCCTGAGCGGCCGCGTGCTGCGCCACTTCGGCGGCCTGCGCGGGCTGGCGGCGGCCTCGCCCTCGGAGCTCCTCGCCTGCGGGGAACTCGGACCCGGCGGCGCCGCGCGGCTGACGGCCTGTTTCGCGCTGGGGCGCCAGGCGGCGCGGGTGGTGCTGGGGAAGCGTCCGGCCATCCACGCGCCGGAGGACGTGGCCGCCCTCCTGGCGACGGACATGGCCGGGCTGCGCCAGGAGCAGTTCCGGGTGCTGCTGCTCGACAGCAAGCACCGCGTGGAGCGAGAGGTGCTGGTGGCCATGGGCGGGCTGAACGCCGCCGTGGTGCACCCGCGCGAGGTGCTGAGGCCGGCCATCCTCAGCGCCGCAGCGGCCATGGTGATGGTGCACAACCATCCGTCGGGCGACCCCGAGCCGAGTGAAGAGGACCTGCGCCTCACCGCCCGGTTCCATGACGCCTGCCGCCTGATGGGGATCGAGCTGCTCGATCACGTCATCCTCGGCGGCGCCGAGCACGTGAGCCTCAGGGAGCGAGGGCTGATGCCCTAG
- a CDS encoding rod shape-determining protein, whose translation MFAQIARYFTNDIAIDLGTANTLVFVKGEGIIINEPSVVAVNAHTRKVYAVGAEAKLMLGRTHQDIEAIRPLKDGVIADFAITEVMLRAFIQKAKKKRSFIRPRIIICVPSGITEVEKRAVRDSAEHAGAREVYLVSEPIAAAIGVGLPVDKPTGNMIVDIGGGTSEIAVIALNGIVADTSIRVAGDEMDEAIVNYVKRKYNLMIGQQTAESIKKQIGSAHPSVKNMTMEVKGLHLVDGLPKTLRISSEEVREALEEPLSEIVEALKRSLEQTPPELAADIVDRGIVLTGGGSLLKGIDVRLKDETALPINLVEDPLSCVVLGTGKILDNIEEYEQVIMRGSDS comes from the coding sequence TTGTTCGCACAGATCGCCCGCTACTTCACGAACGACATCGCCATCGATTTGGGCACGGCCAACACGCTGGTCTTCGTGAAGGGCGAGGGCATCATCATCAACGAGCCCAGCGTGGTGGCGGTGAACGCGCACACCCGCAAGGTCTACGCCGTGGGCGCCGAGGCCAAGCTCATGCTGGGGCGCACCCACCAGGACATCGAGGCGATCCGGCCGCTCAAGGACGGCGTGATCGCCGACTTCGCCATCACCGAGGTCATGCTGCGCGCGTTCATCCAGAAGGCCAAGAAGAAGCGCAGCTTCATCCGGCCGCGGATCATCATCTGCGTGCCCAGCGGCATCACCGAGGTGGAGAAGCGCGCGGTGCGCGACTCGGCCGAGCACGCCGGCGCGCGCGAGGTCTACCTGGTCAGCGAGCCCATTGCAGCTGCCATCGGCGTTGGCCTGCCAGTCGACAAGCCCACGGGCAACATGATCGTGGACATCGGCGGCGGCACCAGCGAGATCGCCGTCATCGCGCTGAACGGCATCGTGGCCGACACGTCGATCCGCGTGGCGGGCGACGAGATGGACGAGGCCATCGTCAACTACGTCAAGCGCAAGTACAACCTCATGATCGGTCAGCAGACCGCCGAGTCGATCAAGAAGCAGATCGGCAGCGCCCATCCCTCGGTCAAGAACATGACCATGGAGGTCAAGGGCCTGCACCTGGTGGACGGCCTGCCCAAGACCCTGCGCATCTCGTCGGAGGAGGTGCGCGAGGCGCTGGAGGAGCCGCTGAGCGAGATCGTCGAGGCGCTGAAGCGCAGCCTCGAGCAGACGCCGCCGGAGCTGGCCGCGGACATCGTGGACCGCGGCATCGTGCTCACCGGCGGCGGCAGCCTGCTCAAGGGCATCGACGTTCGCCTCAAGGACGAGACCGCCCTGCCCATCAACCTCGTGGAAGATCCCCTCTCCTGCGTCGTGCTGGGCACGGGCAAGATCCTCGACAACATCGAGGAGTACGAGCAGGTGATCATGCGAGGAAGCGACAGCTGA
- the mreC gene encoding rod shape-determining protein MreC — MALPAFLQRHRDRAVLLACVLASITLMRLPDDLRMTLARGLGTVVYAPADGAIWLGGHLRRLHGENEALRERLMTLADEWRRGEEYRKEAIRLRRLLEFRDRESYRFLPAELLSYPLDFRERNLLRIDRGRRDGLEEGMPVVSPAGLIGAVFAVHERTAEVQLLASKDFAVSCRDRRSRVLGVLKWDSRRGFHIDRVDLGEDVQVDDIFMTSGLGSRFPEGFLLGRVTAVDAPPGALRQEIALEPAVPLPRLEDVFVVTAVSPHAPGFPLPAEAPDSSAQRGGGGEGGGP, encoded by the coding sequence ATGGCTCTCCCCGCCTTCCTGCAGCGGCACCGCGACCGCGCGGTGCTACTGGCCTGCGTCCTGGCCTCCATCACCCTGATGCGCCTGCCCGACGACCTGCGCATGACGCTCGCCCGCGGCCTCGGCACCGTGGTCTACGCGCCGGCCGACGGCGCGATCTGGCTGGGCGGCCACCTGCGGCGGCTGCACGGCGAGAACGAGGCCCTGCGCGAGCGGCTCATGACCCTGGCCGACGAGTGGCGCCGGGGCGAGGAGTATCGCAAGGAGGCGATCCGCCTCAGGCGCCTGCTGGAGTTCCGCGACCGTGAGAGCTATCGCTTCCTGCCCGCGGAGCTCCTGAGCTACCCGCTCGACTTCCGCGAGCGCAACCTGCTGCGCATCGACCGCGGGCGGCGCGACGGCCTCGAGGAGGGCATGCCGGTGGTGAGCCCGGCCGGTCTCATCGGCGCGGTCTTCGCCGTGCACGAGCGCACGGCCGAGGTGCAGCTCCTGGCCAGCAAGGACTTCGCCGTGAGCTGCCGCGACCGCCGCAGCCGCGTGCTGGGCGTGCTCAAGTGGGACTCGCGCCGGGGCTTTCACATCGATCGCGTGGATCTGGGCGAGGACGTGCAGGTGGACGACATCTTCATGACCAGCGGCCTGGGCAGCCGCTTCCCCGAGGGCTTCCTGCTGGGCCGCGTGACGGCCGTGGACGCTCCGCCCGGCGCCCTGCGCCAGGAGATCGCGCTGGAACCCGCGGTGCCGCTGCCGCGTCTGGAGGACGTGTTCGTCGTCACGGCGGTCAGTCCCCACGCGCCCGGCTTCCCGCTGCCCGCCGAGGCGCCGGACTCCAGCGCGCAGCGGGGCGGCGGCGGCGAAGGCGGCGGGCCATGA
- the mreD gene encoding rod shape-determining protein MreD: protein MSENRWQFFILLLAALFHPIVERWLRPWGLSVDYPFLVVFWIALRRGRTPGAFYGFFIGLLRDLGNFSMLGASALAYALVGYAVGDLREKVDRDNLGTRLVLLAAAVLATQAVILLPRSGWSVGSALWAWARYALAGAPLNALVYAFVLLVVHLIREGTRLLNEPAQRS, encoded by the coding sequence ATGAGCGAGAACCGCTGGCAGTTCTTCATCCTGCTGCTGGCCGCGCTCTTCCACCCCATCGTGGAGCGCTGGCTCCGGCCCTGGGGGCTCAGCGTGGACTACCCCTTCCTGGTGGTCTTCTGGATCGCGCTCAGGCGGGGACGCACGCCCGGCGCCTTCTACGGCTTCTTCATCGGCCTGCTGCGCGACCTCGGCAACTTCTCCATGCTCGGCGCGAGCGCGCTGGCCTACGCGCTGGTCGGCTACGCCGTGGGCGACCTGCGCGAGAAGGTGGACCGCGACAACCTCGGCACCCGGCTGGTGCTGCTGGCGGCGGCCGTGCTCGCCACGCAGGCCGTGATCCTGCTGCCGCGCAGCGGCTGGTCGGTGGGCAGCGCGCTCTGGGCCTGGGCCCGCTACGCGCTGGCGGGGGCGCCGCTGAACGCCCTCGTCTACGCCTTCGTGCTCCTGGTGGTGCATCTCATCCGGGAGGGAACCCGTCTCCTCAATGAACCGGCACAGCGGTCCTAG
- the mrdA gene encoding penicillin-binding protein 2 — translation MLLSGLLLFVLVARLFQIQVISSGGYLRLSRDNQFRQIRVAAPRGLILDRNGSVLAKNVAACEASVSARSLEQRPETLPRLAAMLGRDADALQAVVDRGLEDARPRIVLDRDLDKPSILVLEEQLPTLPGLVLRDWARRRYPRGDLMAHVLGYVGEVREEELEPGSADPRAYRPGDLVGRAGVEKTYEPFLRGAEGKTMILVNARGAELETVQSLAPEPGSNVVLTLDLALSAELDSALAFWGAGAGVVMDVHTGEILAAASRPSFDPNLLVGGIPAPLWQRLSEDPGKPLFNRISQATYAPGSTFKPIVALEGLERGVVNRDSRFRPCTGGLRLGRRTFHCWDRGGHGSVGAVGAISQSCDVYFYQLGEELGVDRMAEESRRFGLGEATGVDLDGEARGLVPDRDWYNRRFGEGKWTTGNVWNVAIGQGEVLVTVLQMARLYAALGNGGFLPVPRLRHHVEDAAGNTVIPFSPSRGERIRLDTRALRVVREGLVDVFADEDGTANGSAIDDFPMAGKTGTVQNPHGAEHAWFCGYAPADDPQIAIALLVEHGEHGSDIAPIFRQLVATWFHLDVTPLRRGRRSAGQGGRE, via the coding sequence ATGCTGCTGTCGGGCCTGCTCCTGTTCGTGCTCGTCGCGCGGCTCTTCCAGATACAGGTGATCTCGTCGGGGGGCTATCTCCGCCTCTCGCGGGACAACCAGTTCCGGCAGATTCGCGTCGCGGCCCCGCGGGGGCTCATCCTCGACCGCAACGGGAGCGTGCTGGCCAAGAACGTCGCCGCCTGCGAAGCCAGCGTGTCGGCGCGCAGCCTCGAGCAGCGTCCGGAGACGCTGCCGCGCCTCGCCGCCATGCTGGGACGGGACGCCGACGCCCTGCAGGCGGTGGTGGACCGCGGCCTCGAGGACGCCCGGCCCCGGATCGTGCTGGACCGCGACCTGGACAAGCCCTCGATCCTCGTGCTCGAGGAGCAGCTGCCCACCCTGCCCGGCCTCGTGCTGCGCGACTGGGCCCGGCGGCGCTACCCGCGCGGGGACCTGATGGCCCACGTGCTCGGCTACGTGGGCGAGGTGCGCGAGGAGGAGCTCGAGCCCGGCTCCGCGGATCCGCGCGCCTACCGGCCCGGCGATCTGGTGGGGCGCGCGGGCGTCGAGAAGACCTACGAGCCCTTCCTGCGCGGCGCGGAGGGCAAGACCATGATCCTCGTCAACGCGCGCGGCGCCGAGCTGGAGACCGTGCAGTCCCTGGCGCCGGAACCGGGCAGCAACGTCGTGCTCACCCTCGACCTCGCGCTCAGCGCCGAGCTCGACAGCGCCCTCGCCTTCTGGGGCGCGGGGGCCGGCGTGGTGATGGACGTCCACACCGGCGAGATCCTGGCGGCGGCGAGCCGCCCGTCCTTCGACCCGAATCTGCTGGTGGGGGGCATCCCCGCGCCGCTCTGGCAACGCCTCAGCGAGGATCCCGGCAAGCCCCTCTTCAACCGCATCTCGCAGGCCACCTACGCGCCGGGCAGCACCTTCAAGCCCATCGTGGCGCTGGAGGGCCTCGAACGCGGCGTGGTGAACCGCGACAGCCGCTTCCGGCCCTGCACCGGGGGCCTGCGCCTCGGGCGCCGCACCTTCCACTGCTGGGATCGCGGCGGCCACGGCAGCGTCGGCGCGGTGGGGGCGATCAGCCAGAGCTGCGACGTCTACTTCTACCAGCTCGGCGAGGAGCTGGGCGTGGACCGGATGGCCGAGGAGTCGCGGCGCTTCGGACTCGGCGAGGCCACGGGCGTGGACCTGGACGGCGAAGCGCGCGGCCTCGTGCCCGACCGCGACTGGTACAACCGCCGCTTCGGCGAAGGCAAGTGGACCACCGGCAACGTCTGGAACGTCGCCATCGGCCAGGGCGAGGTGCTCGTCACGGTGCTGCAGATGGCCCGCCTCTACGCGGCGCTGGGCAACGGCGGCTTCCTGCCCGTTCCGCGCCTGCGCCATCACGTGGAGGACGCCGCGGGCAACACGGTCATCCCGTTCTCGCCGAGCCGGGGCGAGCGCATCCGCCTGGACACCCGCGCGCTGCGCGTGGTGCGCGAAGGCCTCGTGGACGTCTTCGCCGACGAGGACGGCACCGCCAACGGCAGCGCCATCGACGACTTCCCCATGGCCGGCAAGACGGGAACCGTGCAGAATCCCCACGGGGCCGAGCACGCCTGGTTCTGCGGCTACGCCCCCGCCGACGATCCCCAGATCGCCATCGCCCTGCTGGTCGAGCACGGCGAGCACGGCAGCGACATCGCGCCCATCTTCCGCCAGCTGGTGGCGACCTGGTTCCATCTCGACGTGACGCCCCTGCGCCGGGGGCGCCGCAGCGCAGGCCAGGGAGGACGCGAGTGA